The Ruminococcaceae bacterium BL-4 region GGATTGCATCCGAGAGCAACACCAATCGGAATTAAAATTGGAGCAAGGATTAATGTGGCAGCCACATTATCCATTAAGCATCCCACAACCAGCAAAATCAGGATCAACAGAATGAGATAAACATTTTTGTTGCCGCCAACCATACTGATAAAGCCTTTTGAAATCACTTTTCCAACCTGAGATCTGGAAACCACCCAAGAGAACAGCGAGGCAGCCGCAATGATAAAGTTTACCATTGTGGAAGTTTTAAGAGAAGAAATCAAAATTTTCGGCATGTCTTTGATTTTGAGTTCCTTAAGTGCAAATCCAAGGATCAGCGCATAAACAATACCAACAGCAGCGGATTCAGTGGGCGTAAAAATTCCGCCGTAAATGCCGCCTAAAATAAGGACCGGCAGACCGAGGGCACCCAAAGCTTTCCAAAACATTTTAAGAGAATATTTGAAATTGAATTTTACTTCGCCCGCTCGTTTACGAACCTCTGGATTTTTAAAGGAAAAGTAAACATTGACCAAGCACAGAACAATTGCAATCATAAGACCGGGAACAATTCCGGCGGCGAACATGGCCGGGATTGAAAGGCTCATGGTAACACCGTAAATAATCATCGGAATACTTGGAGGAATAATGGGGCCCAACGCACCTGCTGCAGCAACCAAACCAGCACTGCTCTCTTTTGAATAGCCGGATTTGAGCATAGAGGGCAGCATAATACTGCCGATTGCCGCAACTGTTGCCGGACCGGAACCTGTCAATGCTGCAAAAATTGCGCAACTAAAAACCGTCACGATACCGAGTCCGCCTGGCATCCAACCCAAAAGACTCTTCGCCCAATCGGTCAGGCGCTTGGAAATCCCACCAAAATCCATCAGATTTCCTACCAAGATGAACAGTGGAACCGCCAAAAGGGTAAAGGAATTGAGACCATAAATCAAGCGCTGAGAAAGAGTAAGGATACTCATTCCATTGGTGGCAAGATATGCGACGCCGGAAGAAATAATTGCGAATGCGACCGGGACTCCGACCAGCATTAGGCCAAACAATATAATAAATACGAGTGTCATTCTGCAGTGCCCTCCTTCTTTTCCGCTTTA contains the following coding sequences:
- a CDS encoding TRAP transporter large permease, producing MTLVFIILFGLMLVGVPVAFAIISSGVAYLATNGMSILTLSQRLIYGLNSFTLLAVPLFILVGNLMDFGGISKRLTDWAKSLLGWMPGGLGIVTVFSCAIFAALTGSGPATVAAIGSIMLPSMLKSGYSKESSAGLVAAAGALGPIIPPSIPMIIYGVTMSLSIPAMFAAGIVPGLMIAIVLCLVNVYFSFKNPEVRKRAGEVKFNFKYSLKMFWKALGALGLPVLILGGIYGGIFTPTESAAVGIVYALILGFALKELKIKDMPKILISSLKTSTMVNFIIAAASLFSWVVSRSQVGKVISKGFISMVGGNKNVYLILLILILLVVGCLMDNVAATLILAPILIPIGVALGCNPLHLGVLFCICLVVGFVTPPFGYNLFTAVSVSELKFNQVVKGVIPYVITEVVLLVPLAFFPDIILCLPRAMGFSY